Within Bacteroidales bacterium, the genomic segment CTCGTGTATTTCTATTTTAACGACTCCAGAAAGTATAATGAAAAAAGCAGTAGAGATATCGTTTGCTTCGTAAATTGCGCTACCTGCTTTGTACGGTATAATGTGTGAAGCACGAATAATTTGCTCAAGTTGAAAACCATGAGTTCCCTCAAAAATTGGAAAAGTTGAAAGCTTTTTTTGTAGCTTTTCTATGTCCACTCTGTTTTGCATTTTGCAAAGTTAAGATAAATTTTAACTAGGATTATTGTCTTTGTGTCGTATAATTTTGTGACATTTGCACAACAGACTTGTCACTTAAAATGCAAGTACAAAAGTAATTATATTTGGCGACTATTATGAAATTATTTACACTTTTTGATAACGGCTTGTTAAACATTTATTGTGCAAATGCTCTCTAAAAGTTAAATTTGTCTTGGTGTAGATAGTATAGTTAAGATTTCAAAAAAAATAATTACATCAACAATTTTTGTTAGTTACAGACAATTATGAGTAAAGATTTATATCAAAAGATAGACGAAAAAGACATTGATACAGGCAGTTATTTACCCATTGTTGAGGAGTTTTACAGCATTCAGGGCGAGGGGTTTCATGCGGGTAAACCATCTTATTTTATCAGAGTTGGCGGGTGCGATATTGCTTGTCATTTTTGTGACACCAAACTTTCATGGAATAAAAATTTTCATACAAAGATTTCAGTTAAAGACATTGTTAAAAAAGTAACCGAAACAGCTGCCAGAAACGTCGTTGTTACAGGCGGAGAACCAACAATGTATAATCTAGAACAGCTTACTGCAGAGATAAATAAAAACAGTATAGAATCGTTTTTAGAGACCAGTGGTGCTTACCCAATTACTGGACAATGGGATTGGATATGCCTGTCACCAAAGCAACAAAAACCCCCTTTATTGGAAAATTTACCATTAGCTAATGAGCTAAAGGTTGTTATTTCAACTGAAAGAGATTTCCAATGGGCAGAAAAATGGCGTAAACATGTCAATAGAAATTGTAAACTCTTTTTGCAACCTGAATTTTCCTGTTTCGAAAATATAATCGATAAAATAGTAGAATACACAAAGGAAAATCCGTATTGGAATATTTCTCTACAGATCCACAAGTTTATGGGAATACCATAGGTATTTGTTTGTAAATCACAAACTTTATGCTATAAATCATTGTTATCGTGAAAATTGTTACTAATTTTATGCGATTATTTGAAAGAGCATATCAAAATCAAAATGGCTTTAAAACCGAGATATCTTTTATTACTGCTATTCTTTATATCTATCCGCCTATACTCTGTGTCTCAAGAGGTAATCACACGCTC encodes:
- a CDS encoding 7-carboxy-7-deazaguanine synthase QueE yields the protein MSKDLYQKIDEKDIDTGSYLPIVEEFYSIQGEGFHAGKPSYFIRVGGCDIACHFCDTKLSWNKNFHTKISVKDIVKKVTETAARNVVVTGGEPTMYNLEQLTAEINKNSIESFLETSGAYPITGQWDWICLSPKQQKPPLLENLPLANELKVVISTERDFQWAEKWRKHVNRNCKLFLQPEFSCFENIIDKIVEYTKENPYWNISLQIHKFMGIP